A portion of the Maylandia zebra isolate NMK-2024a linkage group LG9, Mzebra_GT3a, whole genome shotgun sequence genome contains these proteins:
- the nrbp2b gene encoding nuclear receptor-binding protein 2b: MTMSVPERKSGSEGKEEESEDESEILEESPCGRWQKRKEQVSQGNVPGVESASLAMDTEEGVEVVWNEVLFLDKKVFKAQEEKIKEMFENLMQVEHPNIVKFHKYWLDMKESQARVIFITEYMSSGSLKQFLKKTKKNHKTMNVKAWKRWCTQILSALSYLHSCDPPIIHGNLTCDTIFIQHNGLIKIGSVWHRLFVNVFPDASVHSKARQHRDEQRNLHFFAPEYGAGEDGYAIDIFSFGICALEMAVLEIQANGDSAVSKEAIVNAGQSLEDPLMREFTQSCLHHDSKLRPTAHDLLFHRVLFEVHSLKLLAAHCLINNQYLLPENCVEEKTKSFDPNAVMAEIKHEDRQGVQLKYSHVSPLELDKFLEDVKNGIYPLMNFASTRPHPVPRALSLSQEQVETVKTPTPEPQETETRKVVQMHCNLESNEEGTKTHLSLFLKMDDKLHRQLSCDILPTDTSKDLASELVHYAFINEEDSEKVAGFLENAIKQHRVRALASGSTQ; the protein is encoded by the exons GTCAGTCAAGGTAATGTTCCAGGTGTGGAAAGTGCCTCTTTGGCCATGGACACGGAGGAAGGAGTGGAGGTGGTGTGGAATGAAGTACTCTTCTTAGACAAGAAAGTCTTTAAAGCACAAGAG GAGAAGATCAAGGAGATGTTTGAGAACCTGATGCAGGTCGAACACCCCAACATTGTCAAGTTCCACAAGTACTGGCTGGACATGAAGGAGAGCCAGGCTCGA GTTATATTCATCACTGAATACATGTCGTCAGGCAGCCTCAAGCAGTTCCTGaagaaaaccaagaaaaaccACAAGACTATGAATGTGAAG GCCTGGAAGAGATGGTGCACACAGATTCTCTCTGCGCTTAG TTATCTGCACTCTTGCGATCCACCGATAATCCATGGAAACCTGACTTGTGACACCATCTTCATCCAGCACAACGGCCTCATCAAGATTGGCTCAG TGTGGCATCGGCTATTTGTTAATG TTTTCCCAGATGCAAGTGTTCACAGCAAAGCGAGGCAACATCGCGACGAGCAGAGAAATCTTCATTTCTTTGCTCCAGAATACGGAG CTGGCGAAGATGGTTACGCCATAGACATTTTCTCCTTTGGAATCTGTGCTCTGGAG ATGGCTGTGCTGGAGATCCAGGCCAATGGAGATAGTGCTGTGTCCAAGGAGGCCATAGTCAATGCAGGTCAATCTCTGGAAGACCCTCTCATGAGA GAGTTCACCCAGTCTTGTTTGCATCACGACTCCAAGCTCCGTCCTACAGCTCACGACCTCTTGTTCCACCGAGTCTTGTTCGAGGTCCACTCGCTCAAACTGCTCGCCGCCCATTGCCTCATCAACAACCAGT ACTTGCTTCCAGAGAACTGTGTGGAGGAGAAAACCAAGTCATTTGACCCCAATGCTGTCATGGCAGAGATTAAACATGAAGACAGACAGGGAGTTCAGCTCAA GTATTCCCACGTGTCCCCATTGGAACTTGACAAGTTTCTAGAGGATGTCAA GAATGGAATCTACCCATTGATGAATTTTGCCTCAACGCGGCCTCACCCCGTCCCCCGAGCGCTCTCCTTGTCTCAGGAGCAGGTTGAAACGGTCAAGACGCCGACTCCTGAACCCCAGGAGACGGAGACAAGGAAG GTAGTTCAGATGCACTGTAATTTGGAGTCAAATGAAGAAGGGACCAAAACTCAT CTCTCTTTGTTTCTGAAGATGGATGATAAACTTCACAGGCAGCTCAGCTGCGACATCCTTCCAA CTGACACCTCCAAAGACCTCGCCAGTGAACTTGTTCACTACGCCTTCATAAATGAG GAGGACAGTGAGAAGGTGGCGGGGTTCCTGGAGAATGCCATCAAACAACACCGGGTCCGAGCACTCGCTTCTGGGAGCACACAATGA